The following are encoded in a window of Deltaproteobacteria bacterium genomic DNA:
- a CDS encoding PEGA domain-containing protein: MLSRTLSGIRAGTPQELVAAWLRGEIAPLGLPGAPAGATPPASPSSPPAPTGPGPEAAWTAPPLPAATATAPAPFDPSSLPPLEDAFGAPAPGLATALEGEYVPADPGGPGPAFVAPTFDDLRPAASEPALDLAYEPVPAAAPGPSSPDDLLPSAPDLSTPAARPPSPSAELRPEAAAAAPRPSGRPPWLLIGGGALGLLALVGGLGFFLLGGEEAEVAAPADGKVTLQIETTPPGASLVVNDQPVSAPSPTRVETLALREHVVTATLEGHVPTTVKLPYTQAERPVRIHLEKLVEVTVTTEPPGAQVTSEGRVLLLQTPGTITLPPGEHQLLAGLEGHATASIVLKLQREPVTWETQLARAAYLMVSSRPAGAELYLDGVALGLQTPAKIAVAPRRSVVVEARREGKIGRKKLKGPKPGKQLKVDLRLVDPVAVLESRQAGLQDEVDRLGELIQSATERMETGILSDREVRQIGSSRDKLQGRQDRLIAELDKIDARLMDLRAQAELERARAAGH; encoded by the coding sequence ATGCTCTCCCGGACCTTGAGCGGGATCCGCGCCGGGACCCCCCAGGAGCTCGTCGCGGCCTGGCTGCGCGGAGAGATCGCGCCGCTCGGCCTCCCGGGCGCGCCGGCGGGCGCCACCCCGCCGGCCAGCCCCTCCTCTCCCCCGGCGCCCACCGGCCCGGGCCCGGAGGCGGCCTGGACCGCGCCGCCGCTCCCCGCCGCGACGGCGACGGCCCCGGCGCCCTTCGATCCCTCGAGCCTGCCTCCCCTGGAGGACGCCTTCGGCGCCCCGGCCCCCGGCCTCGCCACGGCCCTGGAGGGAGAGTACGTCCCGGCCGATCCGGGCGGCCCGGGGCCCGCCTTCGTCGCGCCGACCTTCGACGACCTCCGGCCGGCGGCCTCCGAGCCCGCCCTCGATCTCGCCTACGAGCCGGTGCCGGCGGCGGCCCCCGGGCCCTCCTCCCCCGACGATCTGCTGCCCTCCGCGCCGGACCTCTCGACCCCGGCGGCCCGCCCCCCCTCGCCCTCGGCCGAGCTGCGGCCCGAGGCGGCCGCGGCCGCGCCCCGCCCGAGCGGCCGGCCTCCCTGGCTGCTGATCGGCGGCGGGGCCCTGGGGCTCCTGGCCCTGGTGGGCGGGCTGGGCTTCTTCCTCCTGGGCGGAGAGGAGGCCGAGGTCGCCGCGCCCGCCGACGGCAAGGTCACCCTGCAGATCGAGACGACCCCGCCCGGGGCGAGCCTGGTCGTCAACGACCAGCCGGTGAGCGCCCCGAGCCCGACCCGGGTGGAGACCCTCGCCCTGCGCGAGCACGTCGTCACCGCCACCCTCGAGGGCCACGTCCCCACCACCGTGAAGCTCCCCTACACCCAGGCCGAGCGGCCGGTGCGGATCCACCTGGAGAAGCTGGTGGAGGTCACCGTGACGACCGAGCCGCCCGGCGCGCAGGTGACCAGCGAGGGGAGGGTGCTGCTCCTCCAGACCCCCGGGACGATCACCCTGCCCCCGGGGGAGCACCAGCTCCTGGCCGGCCTCGAGGGCCACGCCACCGCCTCGATCGTGCTGAAGCTGCAGCGGGAGCCGGTGACCTGGGAGACCCAGCTGGCGCGGGCCGCCTACCTGATGGTGAGCAGCCGCCCGGCGGGGGCCGAGCTCTACCTCGACGGCGTCGCCCTGGGCCTGCAGACCCCGGCGAAGATCGCCGTGGCGCCGCGCCGCAGCGTGGTCGTCGAGGCGCGCCGGGAGGGAAAGATCGGCCGCAAGAAGCTGAAGGGGCCCAAGCCCGGCAAGCAGCTCAAGGTCGACCTGCGCCTGGTCGATCCCGTCGCCGTCCTCGAGTCCCGGCAGGCCGGCCTCCAGGACGAGGTCGATCGCCTCGGGGAGCTGATCCAGTCGGCCACCGAGCGGATGGAGACCGGCATCCTCTCCGACCGCGAGGTGCGGCAGATCGGCTCGAGCCGCGACAAGCTGCAGGGCCGGCAGGATCGTCTGATCGCCGAGCTCGACAAGATCGACGCCCGCCTGATGGACCTGCGGGCCCAGGCCGAGCTCGAGCGGGCGCGCGCCGCCGGGCACTGA